The following are from one region of the Vidua chalybeata isolate OUT-0048 chromosome 12, bVidCha1 merged haplotype, whole genome shotgun sequence genome:
- the NICN1 gene encoding nicolin-1 isoform X1 translates to MSLEVPIWGCASVQEIVFKNFYTAFLSVRVQRPGPGGSRRWMTCLRDLCLMPCPHTEEGSQDYFCLHRHQMLCDLDQVTAMRFILRQPSPVWLHFTIEDLQIFPPGQKSPQKDFPSWLSQLTPPEQPASLHGSGDRNITKGEVGAQCPSADSSGMETGTRASLWEQWIHSMVHWQELPDPEKVSTEVQQMWVLTEVIRARQAAARIGRFDVDGCYDVNLLSYT, encoded by the exons ATGTCCTTGGAGGTCCCGATATGGGGCTGTGCTAGT GTGCAGGAGATCGTGTTCAAGAACTTCTACACGGCGTTCCTGAGCGTGCGGGTGcagcggcccggccccggcgggtCCCGGCGCTGGATGACGTGCCTGCGGGACCTGTGCCTGATGCCTTGCCCGCACACCGAGGAGGGTTCCCAGGACTACTTCTGCCTCCACCGGCACCAG ATGCTGTGTGACCTGGACCAGGTGACAGCAATGCGGTTCATCCTGCGACAGCCCTCCCCAGTCTGGCTCCACTTCACCATCGAGGACCTGCAGATTTTCCCCCCTGGACAGAAG AGTCCTCAGAAGGATTTTCCCTCCTGGCTCTCCCAGCTGACCCCTCCGGAGCAGCCAGCCAGCCTACATGGG TCTGGGGACAGGAACATCACCAAGGGAGAAGTGGGTGCACAGTGCCCCTCAGCCGACAGCAGTGGGATGGAGACAGGAACAAGAGCATCCCTGTGGGAGCAGTGGATACACAGCATGGTTCATTGGCAG GAGCTCCCTGATCCGGAGAAGGTGTCGACAGAGGTCCAGCAAATGTGGGTGCTGACAGAGGTGATCCGGGCTCGCCAGGCAGCTGCCCGCATCGGGCGCTTCGAC GTGGATGGCTGCTACGATGTCAACCTGCTTTCCTACACCTGA
- the NICN1 gene encoding nicolin-1 isoform X2: MSLEVPIWGCASVQEIVFKNFYTAFLSVRVQRPGPGGSRRWMTCLRDLCLMPCPHTEEGSQDYFCLHRHQMLCDLDQVTAMRFILRQPSPVWLHFTIEDLQIFPPGQKSPQKDFPSWLSQLTPPEQPASLHGELPDPEKVSTEVQQMWVLTEVIRARQAAARIGRFDVDGCYDVNLLSYT, translated from the exons ATGTCCTTGGAGGTCCCGATATGGGGCTGTGCTAGT GTGCAGGAGATCGTGTTCAAGAACTTCTACACGGCGTTCCTGAGCGTGCGGGTGcagcggcccggccccggcgggtCCCGGCGCTGGATGACGTGCCTGCGGGACCTGTGCCTGATGCCTTGCCCGCACACCGAGGAGGGTTCCCAGGACTACTTCTGCCTCCACCGGCACCAG ATGCTGTGTGACCTGGACCAGGTGACAGCAATGCGGTTCATCCTGCGACAGCCCTCCCCAGTCTGGCTCCACTTCACCATCGAGGACCTGCAGATTTTCCCCCCTGGACAGAAG AGTCCTCAGAAGGATTTTCCCTCCTGGCTCTCCCAGCTGACCCCTCCGGAGCAGCCAGCCAGCCTACATGGG GAGCTCCCTGATCCGGAGAAGGTGTCGACAGAGGTCCAGCAAATGTGGGTGCTGACAGAGGTGATCCGGGCTCGCCAGGCAGCTGCCCGCATCGGGCGCTTCGAC GTGGATGGCTGCTACGATGTCAACCTGCTTTCCTACACCTGA
- the AMT gene encoding aminomethyltransferase, mitochondrial produces the protein MLRAGCRAALSRRPPGSAPRRGAGGSGAGEEGLKQTPLDALHRARGGRMVPFAGWTLPLHYGQGHLQSHLHTRRHCSLFDVSHMLQTLVYGRDRIRFMESLVVGDIAELKPGQGTLTLLTNEKGGIMDDLIITNTSEDHLYVVSNAACADKDLAILRDRAAQLQATGSDVHLEVSDNALLALQGPSMARVLQAGLSDDLAKLSFMNSVTTTVFGVPGCRVTRCGYTGEDGVEISVPAARAVELAEQLLGVPDVWLAGLAARDSLRLEAGLCLYGNDIDETVTPAEAGLMWTLGKRRRVAMDFPGAAVIMAQVKEKPRRRRVGLTSVGPAIRPHMAILGPEGRPVGTVTSGCPSPCLGKNIAMGYVEAAHSRAGTELTVEVRKKQHPAVITKMPFVPTQYYMAK, from the exons atgctgCGGGCGGGCTGCCGCGCCGCGCTGTCCCGCCGCCCCCCGGGCTCGGCGCCGCGGAGAggggccggggggagcggggccggggaggAGGGGCTGAAGCAGACGCCGCTGGATGCCCTGCATCGGGCCCGCGGCGGGCGGATGGTGCCGTTCGCCGGCTGGACCCTTCCGCTGCACTACGGGCAGGGCCACCTCCAGTCACACCTGCACACCCGCCGCCACTGCTCCCTCTTCGACGTCTCCCATATGCTGCAG ACCCTGGTGTACGGCCGGGACCGCATCAGGTTCATGGAGAGCCTGGTAGTGGGGGACATCGCCGAGCTGAAGCCAGGACAG GGCACCCTGACGCTGCTCACCAACGAGAAGGGTGGCATCATGGACGACCTCATCATCACAAACACGTCAGAAGATCACCTCTACGTGGTGTCCAACGCCGCCTGTGCTGACAAGGACTTGGCCATCTTGAGG GACAGAGCGGCGCAGCTGCAGGCCACCGGCAGTGACGTACACCTGGAGGTGTCAGACAATGCGCTGCTGGCTCTGCAAG GTCCCTCCATGGCACGGgttctgcaggcagggctgtcgGATGACCTGGCCAAGCTCTCCTTTATGAATAGCGTCACCACGACCGTCTTTGGCGTGCCGGGCTGCCGGGTCACACGCTGTGGTTACACCGGCGAGGATGGCGTGGAG ATCTCGGTGCCCGCGGCGCGGGCGGTGGAGCTGGCCGAGCAGCTCCTGGGCGTCCCCGACGTGTGGCtagcagggctggcagccagggacagcctgcGCCTGGAGGCCGGGCTCTGCCTCTACGGCAACGACATTGATGAGACTGTCACCCCTGCCGAGGCCGGGCTGATGTGGACTTTGG ggaaGCGCCGGCGTGTGGCCATGGActtccctggtgctgctgtcaTCATGGCACAAGTGAAAGAGAAGCCAAGGCGCAGGCGTGTGGGGCTGACGTCGGTGGGACCCGCCATCCGGCCCCACATGGCCATCCTGGGCCCCGAAGGCAGGCCTGTGG GCACGGTGACCAGTGGATGTCCCTCGCCCTGCCTGGGCAAGAACATCGCCATGGGCTATGTGGAGGCAGCGCACAGCCGGGCTGGCACCGAGCTCACCGTCGAGGTGCGGAAGAAGCAGCATCCTGCTGTCATCACCAAGATGCCCTTTGTGCCCACCCAGTACTACATGGCCAAGTGA
- the TCTA gene encoding T-cell leukemia translocation-altered gene protein, with protein sequence MTAPHTDRPHPRGGASPARPRPDSAARYRVQDRPRPQTGVPRPRPMDHAPSAGGIGGPAPGAALRAGWRAEAPPPRQPRPRYPAAMAAVAAGWQPPWRALAALGRELAAEWAAQDVRAALCQLLLLWLGISLLGVRLAWRAYGGAVAALCYRTGPAGRRSPGTASGASPSRPRAHSLSPAGPAGRNGAAERHCPPRDGPATEPMKTHRE encoded by the exons ATGACGGCCCCGCACACCGACCGGCCCCACCCCCGGGGAGGAGCCAGTCCCGCAAGGCCCCGCCCCGACAGCGCAGCTCGGTACAGGGTACAGGACAGGCCACGCCCCCAGACCGGTGTTCCGCGGCCCCGCCCCATGGACCACGCCCCCAGCGCAGGCGGCATAGGAGGCCCCGCCCCCGGTGCCGCGCTGAGGGCGGGCTGGCGGGCAGAGGCTCCGCCCCCCCGGCAGCCTCGCCCCCGGTACCCCGCGGCCatggcggcggtggcggcgggcTGGCAGCCGCCGTGGCGGGCGCTGGCCGCGCTAGGCCGGGAGCTGGCGGCCGAGTGGGCGGCACAGGACGTGCGGGCCGcgctgtgccagctgctgctgctctggctgggcaTCAGCCTGCTGGGCGTCCGCCTGGCCTGGCGCGCCTACGGCGGGGCGGTGGCCGCGCTCTGCTACCGGaccggccccgccggccgccgctCCCCCGGCACCGCTTCCGGGGCCTCGCCCTCCCGGCCCCGCGCGCACTCCCTGTCCCCCGCCGGCCCGGCGGGACGCAACGGCGCCGCCGAGCGGCACTGCCCGCCCCG GGATGGCCCCGCAACAGAGCCCATGAAGACACACCGGGAgtga